GGAACATGCGATGCCGAACCATCGGATGGTCGTGCAAACGATTCAGCTGCCGGCCATGAAAATTATTGCGAGGCAGAAGCCGTAACGTGTCTGGGTTGTTGAAACGAGTGGTGATCCTATCGATGCTCGCATTCATGAGCGTCATCTCGGCTGGCCCAGCGCTGGCCAGCGATCCCTTTGCCTCGTTTAAGATGAGCCGGTTGCCGGCCGGAAGCATGGTCGCGCCGTTTGAACTCACGACGCTGGATGGCAAAGTCGTGAAGTCGAGCGAGCTGGCCGGGAAGGTCGTGCTGGTGAATTTTTGGGCCACCTGGTGCGGGCCCTGCAAAGAGGAAATGCCGTCATTGGCTCGTTTGCAGAAGCAGCTGGATCCCGCGCAATTTATCCTGATGACCGTTACCACGGATCTGCA
This is a stretch of genomic DNA from Nitrospirota bacterium. It encodes these proteins:
- a CDS encoding TlpA disulfide reductase family protein, with amino-acid sequence MSGLLKRVVILSMLAFMSVISAGPALASDPFASFKMSRLPAGSMVAPFELTTLDGKVVKSSELAGKVVLVNFWATWCGPCKEEMPSLARLQKQLDPAQFILMTVTTDLQRQGIAHFLAQLGVSLPVLFDEDQDVSRSFMVRGLPTTIVIGRDGTLVGRAVGPRAWDSPEAVAVMRQVMESGK